The nucleotide sequence AAACCACATTTGCTGACGTAGCAGGTTGTGATGAAGCGAAAGAAGAAGTATCAGAATTAGTTGATTACTTGCGTGATCCGAGTAAGTTCCAAAAACTTGGTGGTCGTATTCCTTCAGGTATTTTAATGGTAGGTCAACCAGGTACTGGTAAAACATTATTAGCGAAAGCAATCGCTGGTGAAGCAAAGGTGCCATTCTTCTCAATCTCTGGTTCAGACTTTGTTGAAATGTTTGTTGGTGTTGGTGCATCTCGTGTTCGTGACATGTTCGACCAAGCGAAAAAATCTGCTCCATGTATCATTTTTATCGATGAAATTGACGCGGTAGGTCGCCAACGTGGTGCAGGCCTTGGTGGTGGTCACGATGAGCGTGAACAAACACTTAACCAAATGTTAGTTGAAATGGATGGTTTTGAAGGTAATGAAGGCGTTATCGTTATTGCTGCAACTAACCGTCCAGATGTTCTAGATCCGGCATTACTTCGTCCAGGACGTTTTGATCGTCAGGTTACTGTAGGTCTTCCTGATATTCGTGGTCGTGAACAAATTCTTAAAGTACACATGCGTAAAGTACCAATTGCTGATGATGTAAATGCAGAAACAATTGCTCGTGGCACGCCTGGTTTCTCTGGTGCTGATTTAGCAAACTTAGTTAATGAAGCCGCACTATTTGCAGCAAGAACCAGTCGTCGTTTAGTGTCGATGACCGAATTTGAAAAGGCAAAAGACAAAATAATGATGGGCTCAGAACGTCGTTCTATGGTGATGAGTGAGCAAGAAAAAGAAATGACTGCCTATCACGAAGCCGGCCATGCCATTGTTGGTCGTATGGTGCCAGAGCATGATCCAGTTTATAAGGTAAGTATTATTCCGCGTGGTCGTGCATTAGGTGTGACGATGTATCTGCCTGAAAAAGATCGAGTGAGCCACTCTAAACTACATTTAGAAAGTATGATTTCATCATTGTATGGTGGTCGTATTGCAGAAGAAGTTATTTACGGTGCAGATCGTGTTTCAACGGGTGCTTCAAATGATATTGAACGTGCTACTGAAATTGCTCGTAAAATGGTTACTCAATGGGGCTTATCTGAAAAGATGGGACCAATGTTATATGCAGAAGAAGAGGGTGAAGTATTTTTAGGTCGCTCGGCTGCTCAGCATAAACATATGTCTGATGAAACAACGAAAGCAATCGATGATGAAGTTCGCGTATTTATTGATCGTAACTACAAACGTGCAGAAGATATCTTGAAAAACAACATGGATATCCTTCACGCGATGAAAGACGCATTAATGACATACGAAACTATTGATGCATACCAAATTGACGATTTAATGGCTCGCGTTGAAGTTAGAGCGCCAAAAGGTTATGGCGATGAAGGTAATTCAGATGCTAATTCTGGTACACCACCAGCAAGCTCTGCAAAACCTGAAGCTGATGTTAATAAGCCTGCGGACGAATCTGCTAGCTAATCGCGCTATTTTTTCAATGACCAAAACCCGTGCTATTTAGTACGGGTTTTTTGTTTCTACCAATTAAATATTTCCATGCAAACCATTGCAAATAATTAAAATCCTATAAATCACTGTCTTTTCTGTATTTATTTGTTCTAGTTACTTATAATTAGCGTTCAATTTTGGGCTCCGATACATAAGCGCATTTATGCAATTTGGCAATAAAACACTCGATTTGAATGATTTCCAAATAATGGGAATATTAAACGTCACTCCAGATTCTTTCTCTGATGGCGGTAATTTTAATAATAT is from Thalassotalea crassostreae and encodes:
- the ftsH gene encoding ATP-dependent zinc metalloprotease FtsH, with the translated sequence MSDMVKNLILWLVIAIVLMSVFQSFTPNSTADGKLDYTQFITDVQQGQVSEVRIESSGIINGTKRNGTPFTTMIPTQYDKDLLGDLITNNVKVEGVPPEEPSMLLSILANWFPMLLLIGIWIFFMRQMQGGGGKGAMSFGKSKARLLSDDQIKTTFADVAGCDEAKEEVSELVDYLRDPSKFQKLGGRIPSGILMVGQPGTGKTLLAKAIAGEAKVPFFSISGSDFVEMFVGVGASRVRDMFDQAKKSAPCIIFIDEIDAVGRQRGAGLGGGHDEREQTLNQMLVEMDGFEGNEGVIVIAATNRPDVLDPALLRPGRFDRQVTVGLPDIRGREQILKVHMRKVPIADDVNAETIARGTPGFSGADLANLVNEAALFAARTSRRLVSMTEFEKAKDKIMMGSERRSMVMSEQEKEMTAYHEAGHAIVGRMVPEHDPVYKVSIIPRGRALGVTMYLPEKDRVSHSKLHLESMISSLYGGRIAEEVIYGADRVSTGASNDIERATEIARKMVTQWGLSEKMGPMLYAEEEGEVFLGRSAAQHKHMSDETTKAIDDEVRVFIDRNYKRAEDILKNNMDILHAMKDALMTYETIDAYQIDDLMARVEVRAPKGYGDEGNSDANSGTPPASSAKPEADVNKPADESAS